One Desulfovibrio fairfieldensis genomic window carries:
- a CDS encoding FliI/YscN family ATPase, with translation MKLDPRACSQLLRASNPIRLFGKVNKVVGLVAEGGGLRAPLGAVCHMLPDGESEGIAAEVVGFRDGNLLFMPYGDMRGIRPGSLIRNTSLPPVFPVGPELLGRAFDAFGTPLDAGPPVSAEIYTSPLPAGDRGQADFQRQLEIQAPFTPEWAIKARAQWHPELTPIYADPPSPLQRPRITDILDVGVRSINSLLTLGKGQRVGIMAGSGVGKSTLMGMMARYTRADVNVIALIGERGREVVEFMERDLGPEGMARSVLVIATSDQSPLVRMRAAYAATAVAEYFRDKGMDVLLMMDSVTRFAMAAREVGLAVGEPPTTKGYTPSVFAQLPKLLERAGRSAKGTITGIYTVLVDGDDFNEPIADSVRSILDGHIVLTRDLADQGHFPAIDVLRSISRLRSDICQREDVLAGRVITRRMSTFRRVEDMVNIGAYARGSNAEIDEAIAAMPDINAFLCQDVGDPQFLEQCMAQMRALAEVGRPEAPAPLPGGARVAPLPQG, from the coding sequence ATGAAACTGGACCCGCGCGCCTGTTCCCAGCTGTTGCGCGCCAGCAATCCTATCCGGCTGTTCGGCAAGGTCAACAAGGTGGTTGGCCTGGTGGCCGAGGGCGGCGGACTGCGCGCCCCCTTGGGCGCGGTCTGCCATATGCTCCCCGACGGGGAAAGCGAGGGCATCGCCGCCGAAGTGGTGGGCTTCCGTGACGGCAATCTGTTGTTCATGCCCTACGGGGACATGCGCGGCATCCGGCCGGGCAGCCTCATCCGCAATACCAGCTTGCCGCCGGTTTTTCCCGTGGGGCCGGAGCTGCTGGGCCGGGCTTTTGACGCCTTCGGCACGCCCCTGGACGCCGGGCCGCCCGTGAGCGCGGAAATCTACACCTCGCCCCTGCCCGCCGGGGATCGGGGCCAGGCCGACTTTCAGCGCCAGCTGGAAATCCAGGCCCCTTTCACGCCGGAATGGGCCATAAAGGCCAGAGCCCAGTGGCATCCCGAGCTGACCCCCATTTACGCCGACCCGCCCAGCCCGTTGCAGCGTCCGCGCATTACGGACATCCTGGACGTGGGCGTGCGCTCCATCAACAGCCTGCTGACCCTGGGCAAGGGACAGCGCGTGGGCATTATGGCCGGTTCCGGCGTGGGCAAATCCACGCTCATGGGCATGATGGCCCGCTATACCAGGGCCGACGTCAACGTCATCGCCCTGATCGGCGAGCGCGGCCGCGAAGTGGTGGAATTCATGGAACGGGACCTGGGCCCCGAGGGCATGGCCCGCTCGGTGCTGGTCATCGCCACCTCGGACCAGTCCCCACTGGTGCGTATGCGCGCGGCCTACGCGGCCACGGCCGTGGCCGAATATTTCCGCGACAAGGGCATGGACGTGCTCTTGATGATGGATTCCGTGACCCGTTTTGCCATGGCCGCGCGCGAAGTGGGCCTGGCCGTGGGCGAGCCGCCCACCACCAAGGGCTACACCCCCTCGGTCTTCGCCCAGCTGCCCAAACTGCTGGAACGCGCCGGGCGCTCGGCCAAAGGTACCATCACCGGCATTTACACCGTCCTGGTGGACGGCGACGACTTCAACGAACCCATTGCCGACTCGGTGCGTTCCATTCTGGACGGGCATATCGTGCTCACCCGTGATCTGGCGGACCAGGGGCATTTTCCGGCCATCGACGTGCTGCGCTCCATCAGCCGTCTGCGTTCGGACATCTGCCAGAGGGAAGATGTGCTGGCCGGGCGGGTGATCACCCGGCGCATGAGCACCTTCCGCCGGGTGGAGGACATGGTCAATATCGGGGCCTATGCCAGGGGCAGCAATGCGGAAATAGACGAAGCCATTGCCGCCATGCCGGACATCAACGCCTTTCTCTGCCAGGATGTGGGCGACCCGCAGTTTCTGGAGCAGTGCATGGCGCAGATGCGGGCCCTGGCCGAGGTGGGTCGGCCCGAGGCACCCGCGCCGTTGCCCGGAGGCGCCCGGGTGGCGCCCCTGCCGCAGGGCTAG
- a CDS encoding response regulator, translating into MRVLFVDDEVEFLQLMEKRLSRRGMEVSTAPDGQSALDMLDAVLAEGGEMFKVVVMDVRMPGMDGLETLRHMKAKAPELPVILLTGHACMGVAVQGMDLGAYDYMLKPVSISELIIKMEEAARSAA; encoded by the coding sequence ATGCGTGTATTGTTCGTGGACGATGAAGTAGAATTCCTGCAATTGATGGAAAAGCGCCTTTCCCGGCGCGGCATGGAAGTGAGCACCGCCCCGGACGGGCAGAGCGCCCTGGATATGCTGGATGCCGTCCTGGCGGAAGGCGGGGAAATGTTCAAAGTGGTGGTCATGGATGTGCGCATGCCCGGTATGGACGGCCTGGAAACCCTGCGGCATATGAAGGCCAAGGCCCCCGAACTGCCGGTGATCCTGCTCACCGGACACGCCTGTATGGGCGTGGCCGTGCAGGGCATGGATCTGGGCGCGTACGACTATATGCTCAAGCCCGTGTCCATCAGCGAATTGATCATCAAAATGGAGGAAGCGGCCCGTTCCGCTGCCTGA
- a CDS encoding PEP/pyruvate-binding domain-containing protein, whose translation MSLSRLLGFLTRSTKKASGGVASDVGEAERFFALRHHSFKLFLTAWNKFQETMTEVEYTLCCDHPFGLYRVRALCTRVATQVFQCIQQLERLDPTPGPALYARFAELQKTVAAEVYEPESCLLGPLVLPLGHGNLDDAGEEALVDPATARLESLRGRFPQAVPLGFVVTAAGCQHFFQSGDLQSEINRRIQAAGGFGPEHLSKLSESLGSLVENTLLPEDLAEAVLAEVRALRDRCQRPMRLLLRGRLWPRPVPEGENESDDPGAAENVTDPGLLLWGPSVPLDAPDKEILNALHVTLARKQRAQALIYRRARGLTEAGAGVCVTCLAVEEGAWGGLAHTGNPLQPHGVNVHVYACDGLPQDMEYSALPVDLLRVSRSAPHEVRGREPHDPEHPVLDDATALRVTELALALEDVEGRPLSLTWVCAPGAPVRLLLVRPMMLASQADTSVLPVPDEAALPSPLLAGGMTANPGRVCGPVVPVRTWEDARRFPQGGILVLPDDRYLWASLIDRAAGLVAERGLLGSRLGSLAREFGKPALFGLNGALEILPKGRKVTLCADLGRVYDGRRDELLAGAAKPRDFMPGSPVFRILQHAAAHILPLTIDVDSVDFKAANCATYHDIARYCHEKAVSAMFALGAEKKYAPQRVKQLRDTVLKQFWVVNLSDGFAATPAGPVIDVERIASRPMLSLWRGMNAYPWQGPPPVDGKGFLSVLFEATANPHLDPAAQTAYFSEKNYFMISRDYCSLHSRFGFHFVSVEARLGERSKENYLLFQLRGGAANIERRILRVRFVADLLWEFGFAPVLRNDAVSARLEGMDPDEGEHLLAVAGYMTIHTRQLDMIMQDTAQVAARREEMLAHCRDLFTGRTLPATDAQEAPPCR comes from the coding sequence ATGTCCCTTTCCCGTCTGTTGGGTTTTCTCACGCGCTCCACAAAAAAAGCCTCCGGCGGGGTTGCGTCCGACGTCGGCGAAGCCGAGCGTTTTTTCGCCCTGCGCCATCACTCCTTCAAGCTCTTTCTCACCGCCTGGAATAAGTTTCAGGAAACCATGACCGAAGTGGAGTATACGCTTTGTTGCGATCACCCCTTCGGTCTGTACCGCGTCCGCGCGCTCTGCACCAGGGTCGCCACCCAGGTCTTTCAGTGCATCCAGCAATTGGAACGCCTGGATCCCACCCCTGGCCCGGCGCTCTATGCACGTTTCGCGGAGCTGCAAAAGACCGTGGCCGCCGAAGTCTATGAGCCGGAATCCTGTCTGCTGGGGCCGCTGGTGCTGCCGCTGGGCCACGGGAATCTGGACGACGCCGGAGAGGAAGCCTTGGTGGACCCGGCCACGGCCCGTCTGGAGAGCCTGCGCGGGCGTTTTCCGCAAGCCGTGCCCCTCGGCTTTGTGGTCACGGCGGCGGGCTGTCAGCATTTTTTCCAGAGCGGCGACCTGCAAAGCGAGATCAATCGCCGGATTCAGGCGGCGGGCGGTTTTGGTCCGGAGCATCTGTCCAAGCTGTCCGAAAGTTTGGGCAGTCTGGTGGAAAACACATTGTTGCCTGAAGATCTGGCCGAAGCCGTACTGGCCGAGGTGCGCGCTCTACGCGACCGATGTCAACGGCCCATGCGTCTTTTGCTGCGGGGCCGCCTCTGGCCGCGCCCGGTTCCTGAAGGTGAAAACGAGAGCGACGATCCGGGCGCGGCGGAAAACGTCACGGATCCCGGCCTGTTGCTCTGGGGGCCCTCCGTGCCGCTGGACGCGCCGGACAAGGAAATTCTGAATGCCCTGCACGTCACCCTGGCCCGCAAGCAGCGGGCGCAGGCCCTGATCTACCGGCGGGCGCGCGGCCTTACCGAGGCCGGGGCGGGCGTCTGCGTGACCTGCCTGGCCGTGGAGGAGGGCGCCTGGGGCGGGCTGGCCCACACGGGCAATCCCCTGCAGCCGCATGGCGTCAATGTGCATGTCTATGCCTGCGACGGCCTGCCGCAGGACATGGAATATTCCGCCCTGCCCGTGGACCTGCTGCGCGTGAGCCGCAGCGCGCCGCACGAGGTGCGCGGCCGCGAACCGCACGACCCGGAGCATCCGGTTCTGGATGACGCCACGGCCCTGCGGGTCACGGAACTGGCCCTGGCTCTGGAGGACGTCGAAGGCCGCCCGCTTTCGTTGACCTGGGTCTGCGCCCCCGGTGCCCCGGTGCGGCTTTTGCTGGTACGGCCCATGATGTTGGCGTCGCAGGCGGATACGTCGGTCCTGCCCGTTCCGGACGAGGCCGCGTTGCCGTCGCCCCTGCTGGCGGGCGGCATGACGGCCAACCCCGGCCGGGTCTGCGGGCCCGTGGTGCCGGTCCGGACCTGGGAGGACGCGCGCCGCTTCCCGCAAGGCGGCATTCTGGTGCTGCCCGACGACAGATATCTCTGGGCTTCGCTCATCGACCGGGCCGCCGGTCTGGTAGCCGAGCGCGGCCTGCTGGGCTCCCGCCTGGGCTCTCTGGCCCGCGAATTCGGCAAACCGGCCCTTTTCGGATTGAACGGGGCTCTGGAAATCCTGCCCAAGGGGCGGAAAGTCACTCTCTGCGCGGATCTGGGCCGTGTGTACGACGGCCGGCGGGACGAACTGCTGGCCGGAGCCGCGAAACCGCGCGACTTCATGCCGGGCAGCCCGGTGTTTCGCATTCTCCAGCACGCGGCCGCCCATATTCTGCCCCTGACCATCGATGTGGACAGCGTGGACTTCAAAGCCGCCAACTGCGCCACCTACCACGACATCGCCCGCTACTGCCATGAAAAGGCGGTCAGCGCCATGTTCGCCTTGGGCGCGGAAAAAAAGTACGCGCCCCAGCGGGTCAAGCAGCTGCGGGATACGGTGCTCAAGCAATTCTGGGTGGTCAATCTTAGCGACGGCTTTGCCGCCACCCCTGCCGGGCCGGTCATTGATGTGGAGCGGATCGCCTCGCGGCCCATGCTCTCCCTCTGGCGCGGCATGAACGCCTATCCCTGGCAGGGGCCGCCGCCCGTGGACGGCAAGGGCTTTTTGTCCGTGCTGTTCGAGGCCACGGCCAATCCGCATCTGGACCCGGCGGCCCAGACCGCGTATTTTTCTGAAAAGAACTATTTCATGATTTCGCGTGATTATTGCAGCCTGCATTCGCGCTTCGGCTTTCATTTCGTCTCGGTGGAAGCGCGCCTGGGCGAGCGCAGCAAGGAAAATTATCTGCTGTTCCAGTTGCGCGGCGGGGCGGCGAACATTGAACGGCGCATCCTGCGGGTGCGTTTCGTGGCTGATCTGCTCTGGGAATTCGGCTTCGCGCCCGTGCTGCGCAACGACGCCGTCAGCGCCCGCCTGGAAGGCATGGACCCTGACGAAGGCGAACATCTGCTGGCTGTGGCCGGGTATATGACCATTCATACCCGCCAGTTGGACATGATCATGCAGGATACGGCCCAGGTGGCGGCCCGGCGCGAGGAAATGCTCGCCCATTGCCGGGATTTGTTCACGGGCCGGACGCTGCCCGCAACCGACGCTCAGGAGGCGCCCCCATGCCGTTGA
- a CDS encoding sensor histidine kinase: MPLTSPAPLRGYRAIYRRLLLTLLLLALTPLAALGVFCLDRINNIYDEKISAGLEAVTSSKHRALDTFIVERVAQIKTLAFTHPYAELSDPARLSEIFSVMQNNSRSFVDLGIIGMDGRHVAYVGPYDLNDANYAETPWFHEVLRKGVYVSDVFMGYRHVPHFIIAVLRHEGGRSYIMRATIDMEAIDALLRRVYSGQHSDAFLVSEQGVLQTDSLYHGKIMGKFKLPSLKAAHNGMLTMPLDAPAGKEGGQNLLAAMMRLDSMPWVLVVVDDVGESLQPLRQLQVLILLFVLLGSAVVSVGAVVCTRHLVASLAASDQKQAHIDARMLQSSKMAALGKMAAGVAHEVNNPLMLIQENAGWIRDLLEDEKPESMKNYQEVLESTEKIEQHVKRAKGITQRMLGFGRRMNPSRTEILLNSLADQAVEMLKTEAASRNIVIKKEFDPQLPVILSDPAQLEQVFINIIDNAIDAIGKDGSLRIRTEACEQGARILFTDSGPGMDEETLKRIFDPFFTTKKVGEGTGLGLAICFTILEKLGGRIEVQSQPGQGTTFCITLPLEPAESPQEEDVEE, encoded by the coding sequence ATGCCGTTGACGTCGCCCGCCCCTCTGCGGGGCTACAGAGCCATCTACCGCCGCCTGCTGCTGACCCTGCTCCTGCTGGCGCTTACGCCGCTGGCGGCTTTGGGTGTGTTCTGCCTGGACCGCATCAACAATATCTACGACGAGAAAATCAGCGCGGGCCTGGAGGCCGTGACCAGCAGCAAGCACCGCGCCCTGGACACCTTCATTGTGGAGCGGGTGGCCCAGATCAAAACCCTGGCCTTCACTCACCCCTATGCCGAATTGAGCGATCCCGCCCGGCTGAGCGAGATTTTCAGCGTCATGCAGAACAACAGCCGCTCCTTTGTGGATCTGGGCATTATCGGCATGGATGGCCGCCATGTGGCCTATGTGGGCCCCTATGATCTGAACGACGCCAATTACGCCGAGACACCCTGGTTTCACGAGGTGCTGCGCAAAGGTGTCTATGTCAGCGACGTGTTCATGGGCTACCGGCACGTGCCGCATTTCATCATCGCGGTGCTCCGGCACGAAGGCGGACGCAGCTACATCATGCGCGCCACCATCGACATGGAAGCCATCGACGCCCTGTTGCGCCGGGTCTATTCCGGCCAGCACAGCGACGCCTTTCTGGTCAGCGAGCAGGGCGTGCTCCAGACGGATTCCCTGTATCACGGCAAGATCATGGGCAAGTTCAAGCTGCCTTCGCTCAAGGCCGCGCACAACGGCATGCTGACCATGCCCCTGGACGCGCCCGCGGGCAAGGAGGGCGGCCAGAACCTGCTGGCGGCCATGATGCGTCTGGATTCCATGCCCTGGGTGCTGGTGGTGGTGGACGATGTGGGCGAGAGCCTGCAACCCCTGCGCCAGCTTCAGGTGCTGATCCTGCTCTTCGTGCTGCTGGGCAGCGCGGTGGTCAGTGTGGGCGCGGTGGTCTGCACCCGGCATCTGGTGGCCTCTCTGGCCGCTTCGGACCAGAAGCAGGCCCATATTGACGCCCGAATGCTGCAATCCAGCAAGATGGCGGCCCTGGGCAAGATGGCCGCCGGTGTGGCCCATGAGGTCAACAATCCCCTGATGTTGATTCAGGAGAACGCGGGCTGGATCCGGGATCTGCTGGAAGACGAAAAACCGGAGAGCATGAAAAACTATCAGGAGGTCCTGGAAAGCACGGAAAAGATCGAGCAGCACGTCAAGCGCGCCAAGGGCATTACCCAGCGCATGCTGGGCTTCGGTCGCCGCATGAACCCCAGCCGGACGGAAATACTGCTCAATTCTCTGGCTGACCAGGCCGTGGAAATGCTCAAAACAGAGGCCGCCAGCCGTAATATCGTCATCAAAAAGGAATTCGATCCGCAACTGCCCGTGATTCTGTCGGACCCGGCCCAGTTGGAGCAGGTCTTCATCAATATCATCGACAACGCCATTGACGCCATCGGCAAGGACGGCAGCCTGCGCATCCGCACCGAAGCCTGCGAGCAGGGCGCGCGCATTCTTTTTACGGACAGCGGGCCCGGCATGGACGAGGAAACCCTGAAACGCATTTTCGACCCCTTCTTCACCACCAAGAAGGTGGGAGAGGGTACGGGCCTGGGGCTGGCCATCTGCTTTACTATTCTGGAAAAGCTGGGCGGCAGGATTGAGGTTCAAAGCCAACCGGGCCAGGGCACCACATTTTGCATTACGTTGCCGCTTGAACCGGCTGAAAGCCCACAGGAAGAGGATGTTGAGGAGTAG
- the tolR gene encoding protein TolR: MGASSDDDFVADINVTPFVDVMLVLLIIFMVTAPMMTEGLDVALPKVESSEVLPTEDDHLILTIKADGALFLDEYETGLADLPDVLAVQVKGQDRQLFVRADKDVPYGMVMQVMDRIRGAGIADVGLITTSTPVEEPPATPAMPVTPTARGGN, from the coding sequence ATGGGCGCCTCTTCTGACGACGATTTCGTGGCCGACATCAACGTGACTCCCTTTGTGGACGTCATGTTGGTTCTGCTCATCATCTTCATGGTCACGGCTCCCATGATGACCGAAGGCCTGGACGTGGCGCTGCCCAAGGTGGAGTCCTCCGAGGTACTGCCCACCGAAGACGATCACCTCATTCTGACGATCAAAGCCGACGGAGCGCTGTTCCTGGACGAATACGAAACGGGCCTGGCCGATCTGCCCGATGTGCTGGCCGTCCAGGTCAAGGGACAGGACCGGCAGCTTTTCGTGCGCGCTGACAAGGACGTACCCTACGGCATGGTGATGCAGGTCATGGACCGCATCCGCGGAGCGGGCATCGCCGATGTGGGACTGATCACCACATCAACGCCGGTCGAAGAGCCCCCGGCGACTCCCGCAATGCCGGTTACGCCGACAGCCAGGGGAGGGAATTAG
- a CDS encoding PEP/pyruvate-binding domain-containing protein, whose translation MTMLKHLRRWLGRGEPPAPDSAALAREEEFKARLRERCARFRRLLSANKSALEAMSDVEERLGGVKAFGMDYVRAVSTRAVTAVFQMVRELNALSDNGYAPLQEAFDRIRGNMERLLAQPEHLAQGPLILPLAEVRLADLPRVGGKMANLGELAANVGLAVPDGFAVTVAAYYRFMAHNGLQSELERRIQATDMRSLDEVFSLSAALQQCVLAAPLPPDLEAAITEAVAAMKARAGDDLLLALRSSAVGEDALGVTFAGQYRSELNVPPEEACEVWKEIVASKYAVTAMSYRYQRGIPDDAAPMSVGVLAMVRAAAGGVAYSRDPVAASQGQERVVLNAVSGLPQAVVDGAVTPDVFAFSRENPPHLLEKHPADAEVAPSLTDAQAAKLARVALALEEYYNEPQDVEWALEAGDGRIVVLQSRPLHEAYRGHEAYRGHEAYGEREAERGWNPGAQAAELPPGLTVLAGGGVPVSPGVGMGPAFVARKEADMLSFPEGGVLVVERAYPRWATLLARASGLVSETGGMAGHLASVAREYRLPAIFSLPDACGLLEKAGDVTLDADRNVVLAGRQAQLIPSVSAPPNLMAGSPVYLRLEALARLMTPLHLLDPDAPEFAPQHCRSLHDITRFCHEKAVRLMFDDDAGVGRRMGKQLKAGIKLQYWVVDMGGGFTRQVSGPVVDLSEIASGPMLALWEGMVAVPWAGPPVSGAAGFMSVVFESAMNPELESTAPTTMAERNFFIIGEHYMILQARYGYHFCTVECLAGEDSHENFVNFQFKGGAADRERRRLRARMLAGLLEGHGFRADVKDDSLFAVAEGFGATETLKKTRLLGYLLIHSRQVDMIMLESARAEALREKLAGDMAALAETPLNAGKKRTH comes from the coding sequence ATGACCATGTTGAAGCACCTGCGCCGCTGGCTGGGCCGCGGGGAACCGCCCGCGCCTGATTCGGCCGCACTGGCTCGCGAGGAGGAATTCAAAGCCCGCCTGCGTGAGCGTTGCGCGCGTTTCCGGCGTTTGCTTTCAGCCAACAAAAGCGCCCTGGAAGCCATGAGCGATGTGGAAGAGCGCCTCGGCGGCGTCAAAGCCTTCGGCATGGACTATGTGCGCGCCGTGAGCACCCGCGCGGTGACCGCCGTGTTCCAAATGGTGCGCGAGCTGAACGCTCTGTCCGACAACGGCTACGCCCCCCTGCAGGAGGCTTTTGACCGTATCCGAGGGAACATGGAACGCCTGCTGGCCCAGCCGGAGCATCTCGCGCAAGGGCCGCTGATCCTGCCCCTGGCCGAGGTGCGGCTGGCCGATCTGCCCAGGGTGGGCGGTAAAATGGCCAATCTGGGCGAGCTGGCCGCCAATGTGGGCCTGGCTGTGCCCGACGGCTTTGCGGTGACGGTGGCAGCCTACTATCGTTTCATGGCGCACAATGGCCTGCAGAGCGAGCTGGAGCGCCGTATCCAGGCCACGGACATGCGCAGCCTGGACGAAGTGTTCAGCCTGTCCGCGGCCCTGCAGCAATGCGTGCTGGCGGCGCCTCTGCCTCCGGACCTGGAAGCGGCCATTACCGAAGCCGTGGCGGCCATGAAAGCGCGGGCCGGGGACGACCTGCTTCTGGCGCTGCGCAGCAGCGCCGTAGGCGAGGATGCCTTGGGCGTGACCTTTGCCGGGCAGTATCGTTCGGAACTCAACGTGCCGCCCGAAGAGGCCTGCGAAGTCTGGAAGGAAATCGTGGCCAGCAAATACGCGGTCACGGCCATGAGTTACCGCTATCAGCGCGGCATTCCGGATGACGCGGCTCCCATGTCCGTGGGCGTGCTGGCCATGGTTCGGGCCGCGGCGGGCGGCGTGGCCTACAGCCGTGATCCGGTGGCCGCCTCCCAGGGGCAGGAGAGGGTCGTGCTCAACGCCGTGTCCGGTCTGCCCCAGGCCGTGGTGGACGGGGCGGTCACGCCTGATGTTTTTGCATTCAGCCGTGAAAATCCGCCGCATCTGCTGGAAAAGCATCCGGCGGATGCGGAAGTCGCCCCCAGCCTCACCGACGCCCAGGCCGCCAAACTGGCCCGCGTGGCCTTGGCCCTGGAAGAATATTACAATGAACCTCAGGATGTGGAATGGGCCCTGGAAGCCGGGGATGGACGCATTGTGGTTTTGCAGAGCCGGCCTTTGCACGAAGCCTACAGGGGGCACGAAGCCTACAGGGGGCACGAAGCCTACGGTGAGCGCGAGGCCGAGAGGGGGTGGAATCCGGGAGCTCAGGCGGCGGAACTGCCGCCGGGACTGACCGTGCTGGCGGGCGGCGGCGTGCCGGTGAGCCCCGGCGTGGGCATGGGACCGGCCTTTGTGGCCCGCAAGGAAGCGGACATGCTCTCGTTTCCCGAAGGCGGCGTATTGGTGGTGGAGCGGGCCTATCCCCGCTGGGCCACGCTGTTGGCGCGGGCCTCCGGTTTGGTCAGCGAAACCGGCGGCATGGCCGGGCATTTGGCCTCCGTGGCCCGTGAATACCGTCTGCCCGCCATTTTCAGCCTGCCGGACGCCTGCGGCCTCCTGGAAAAAGCCGGTGACGTGACCCTGGATGCGGACCGCAATGTGGTTCTGGCCGGACGTCAGGCCCAGTTGATCCCGTCCGTGAGCGCGCCGCCCAACCTCATGGCGGGCAGCCCCGTGTATCTGCGCCTGGAGGCGCTGGCCCGGCTCATGACTCCCTTGCATCTGCTGGACCCGGACGCGCCGGAATTCGCGCCGCAACATTGCCGGAGCCTGCACGATATCACCCGGTTCTGCCATGAAAAGGCGGTGCGGCTGATGTTCGACGACGATGCGGGCGTCGGCCGGCGCATGGGCAAGCAGCTCAAGGCCGGTATCAAATTGCAGTACTGGGTGGTGGACATGGGCGGCGGTTTCACCCGGCAGGTCAGCGGCCCGGTGGTGGATTTGTCCGAAATCGCCAGTGGGCCCATGCTGGCCCTTTGGGAAGGCATGGTGGCCGTGCCTTGGGCCGGGCCGCCCGTCAGCGGGGCCGCGGGCTTTATGAGCGTGGTTTTTGAAAGCGCCATGAATCCGGAACTGGAAAGCACCGCGCCCACCACCATGGCGGAACGCAACTTCTTTATCATCGGCGAGCATTACATGATTCTGCAGGCGCGCTACGGCTATCATTTCTGCACCGTGGAATGCCTGGCCGGAGAAGACAGCCATGAAAATTTCGTAAACTTCCAGTTCAAGGGCGGCGCGGCGGACCGCGAGCGCCGCCGCCTGCGCGCCCGGATGCTGGCGGGGCTGCTGGAAGGGCACGGCTTCCGCGCGGACGTCAAGGATGATTCGCTTTTTGCCGTGGCCGAAGGCTTCGGCGCTACGGAGACTCTGAAGAAAACACGTCTGTTGGGCTATCTGCTGATTCACAGCCGCCAGGTGGACATGATCATGCTGGAAAGCGCCAGGGCCGAGGCACTCAGGGAAAAGCTGGCCGGGGATATGGCCGCCCTGGCCGAAACGCCCCTGAACGCCGGGAAAAAACGGACGCATTGA
- a CDS encoding energy transducer TonB — translation MRTATRGTALAFSLGMHALLLGGFLLLARDVTTSTERVYRVALAELAPTPSQPAPAQAAPEPPAPPPQPPEEPQPQPKEAVQEVPKPLPKPDVKKISPKKREKAAPKAKPAPTPPPRPAVSSAPAGPVPRNVGGLSAYDNDALDQRPSITRRVAPEYPTKARRMNVQGTVTVQLVVDTAGKPRNCVVVKATPGGYFEEAALDAARSMRFVPGKLKGQPVNTLVQLPFAFRLR, via the coding sequence ATGCGGACCGCAACCCGCGGCACAGCCCTGGCCTTCTCGCTGGGCATGCACGCCCTGCTGCTGGGCGGCTTTTTGCTGCTGGCGCGGGATGTTACCACCAGTACGGAAAGAGTCTATCGCGTGGCTCTGGCTGAACTGGCCCCAACCCCCAGCCAACCGGCACCCGCGCAGGCAGCTCCCGAACCGCCCGCACCGCCTCCGCAGCCCCCGGAAGAGCCGCAACCGCAACCCAAAGAAGCGGTACAGGAAGTCCCAAAGCCGCTTCCCAAACCGGACGTGAAAAAAATCAGCCCCAAAAAGCGTGAAAAAGCAGCGCCCAAGGCGAAACCCGCCCCCACGCCGCCGCCCAGGCCCGCAGTCTCCTCCGCGCCTGCCGGACCCGTCCCCCGCAATGTGGGAGGACTCAGCGCATATGACAACGACGCGCTGGACCAGCGGCCCAGCATCACCCGCCGGGTGGCGCCAGAATATCCCACCAAGGCTCGCCGCATGAACGTGCAGGGCACTGTAACCGTGCAACTGGTCGTGGATACCGCGGGCAAGCCCCGCAACTGCGTTGTGGTCAAGGCGACCCCCGGCGGCTACTTTGAGGAAGCCGCCCTCGACGCCGCGCGCAGCATGCGCTTCGTCCCGGGCAAACTCAAGGGGCAGCCTGTGAATACGCTGGTCCAGCTGCCTTTTGCCTTCCGGCTACGCTGA
- a CDS encoding MotA/TolQ/ExbB proton channel family protein gives MDSLIHAVLQATLISKFVLVLLLVMSIASWTYMCGKWLTLRAAQRRAHEGLSAFDKAGELKRALPIVAADERSPLYGITRRAVREYNRITRTGDTERLLNDNVRRALHFGIAEEIAKLKSSLALLATAANTAPFIGLFGTVWGIMHSFTAIAKMKSVSLATVAPGIAEALIATAVGLFVAIPAVCGYNMFRAKLTGIEGVCINYAGQLLNRLQHEAAEHGDGISFAGKD, from the coding sequence ATGGATTCCTTGATTCACGCAGTACTGCAAGCGACTCTTATTTCCAAATTCGTCTTGGTACTGCTGCTGGTCATGTCCATCGCCAGCTGGACATACATGTGCGGCAAATGGCTGACGCTGCGCGCCGCGCAGCGTCGTGCGCATGAAGGCCTGTCAGCCTTCGACAAGGCCGGCGAGCTGAAACGGGCGCTGCCCATAGTCGCAGCCGACGAGCGCTCTCCTCTCTACGGCATTACCCGGCGCGCGGTGCGCGAATACAATCGCATCACCCGCACCGGAGACACGGAACGCCTGCTCAACGACAACGTTCGCCGCGCCCTGCATTTCGGCATTGCCGAGGAAATTGCGAAACTCAAGTCGTCCCTGGCCCTGCTGGCCACTGCGGCCAACACCGCTCCTTTTATCGGTCTCTTCGGCACGGTATGGGGCATTATGCATTCTTTTACCGCCATTGCCAAAATGAAGAGCGTATCACTGGCAACGGTCGCTCCGGGCATCGCGGAAGCCCTCATCGCCACGGCGGTCGGCCTGTTCGTGGCCATTCCCGCGGTATGCGGCTATAATATGTTCCGGGCCAAGCTGACCGGCATTGAGGGCGTATGCATCAACTACGCCGGGCAATTGCTCAACCGCCTGCAGCACGAAGCCGCCGAACACGGCGACGGCATCAGCTTCGCAGGAAAGGACTAG